Part of the Aquamicrobium lusatiense genome is shown below.
GCTGGAAGGCCTCGAAGATCGGCCAGACGTCGAGCAGAGCATCGATGGCTTCCGGGCTGGGATCGATCGGGTTGCCGTCGGCATCGCCGATGCCCGCCCAGCCGAGCACAGCCCGTCGCGCCAGCGCCTTGGCGAAGGCAACCGCGCGCTCCTCGTCGGAAGCCTCCTCGGGCACCGCCTCGACGGCGGGGTCGCTGCGTGTCGCCACCATCAGCGCTGTGGTCAGCGGTCGCAATTGCACCCGCACGCCCGGGGCGAGGTCATGCCAGCGCGGCGCGTTGGTCAGGTCTAGCGTCAGCATCAATACGTCTCCACATCGTTCACGAGGGTTGCGGTGCACATCCGGCCGACGACGCTGTCGCGCGCGGCCTGCCAGTCGAAGGTGGCCTGCACGCCCTGCGGCCCGGAAATCTCGATGCGCGGACGCGGCAGGTAGACGGCGTGCACGGTGAAGGTGAAGCTCTCGCCGGACGGCAGGACGTAGGCGAATTCCATCTCGCAGGCCTCGCCGTTGATGGCCTGCGTCACCAGCGTCTGGTCGGCGAAGCGCACCTCTATCCGGCCGGTCAGCGCGGCGATGGACGGGTCCGCGCCGTCGATGCGACCATCGTTCCGGATGGTCTCGATCCGGTCGAGGTTGTTGGCGTACGTGATCTCGGCCGAGACCACATTCCCCAAGGCGGTCCCATTGCGGGTAATCGCCCCGTTGAAATGCCCGAAGCGCTTAAGCTCCAGCGCAGCGGGTGTTCCGGCGCTGGTGGTCGTGCCCACCGTCTCGCCCTGCGCCACCAGCCGGGCCGTCGCGGTCAGGAGGCCGGAGCGCTGCATCTGCCAGGTGATCTGGTCGAGCACGCATCCGGAATACATCGCGTACCGCGGCACCTCGGGCATGCCGGTCTCGATCGACATGCTGGGCAGTGTCCAGGACCCCGACTGGAACTCGTGGCTGTACGGGGCCTCGACGCCCGTAGTCGTGGGCGCGCCGAAGGCCGCCTTGAGCCAGAAGCCCAAGGCCTCCGCGTCGAGCGGCACGACGACGTCGCCATCGGCCGTCACCGCGTCCTTGATCGGCGCCAGCGGATCGCGGCCGTAGCCGAGCAGTTCCGAGTTCAGCAGCGGCTGCTCCGCGCCGAGCGAGGTGCTGGCGAAGGGCATGCGGGTGAAGCCGCTGGCGGGCGGCGTTCCATAGGTGGTCTCGAACGCAAGCGCCATCAGCGCCCGCGCCCCCTGGGCTCGTGCCATGTTCGTCTCCTATGATCGGTTGGGTCAGGCCAGCTGGTCGGCCGTGGAATAATGCAGCACCACCGGGATGACGGCAGCCTTCAGGCTGGCCGCGCCCTCGACCGGCAGATCGACCGGGCGCGGCGCTTCCGCCTCGACCCAGTCGCAGAGGCCGCCGAGTGTGCGGTCGATCGAGAGCGCAGCCCCGATGCTGGCGATCAGCGTGTCGAAGTCAGCGTCACGGTCGGTGCCCTGCACGACCGCCTCGATCTCGGCGCGGTGCTGGTAGTGGTAGGCCAGCGGCGACAGCGTGACCTCGGGCTCCCCCGGCTCGCCATCGCGCAGGATCAGCAGGCCCTCGGCCGGGACGCGCTCGGGCAGCACCTCACCGCGCAGGGCGGTAGCGGGCAGCGCCGAGAGCCGCGCGTGCAGCGCGGCGAGGATGGTTTCGCGAGAGGTCATGGATTGGCGGACCTGGAAATTGCGTCGAGCACCGGACAGTCCGGAACCTCGGCGCCCGAACACTTGGATGCGGTCTCGGTGAGGACGATTTCGATGCGCCTGAGATCCGCGATCCTCGCGCGGACATCGGCAAGGTGGCGCTCGGTCCGCTCCTTGACCTCTGCGCAAGTTGGCGCGGCACCGTCTTCGAGCCCCATGAATCCGCGGATGTCCTCCATTGAGAACCCGAGTTCGCGCGCGCGCAGGATGAAGCGCAGGCGCCTGGCGTGCACAGAGGAGTAGATGCGGTAGCCTGCGCCCGTCCTGGGCGGGTCGGGCAGCAGGCCAGTCTTCTCGTAATAGCGGATCGTCTCGATGTTGCAGCCGGTCGTCC
Proteins encoded:
- a CDS encoding phage tail tube protein — protein: MARAQGARALMALAFETTYGTPPASGFTRMPFASTSLGAEQPLLNSELLGYGRDPLAPIKDAVTADGDVVVPLDAEALGFWLKAAFGAPTTTGVEAPYSHEFQSGSWTLPSMSIETGMPEVPRYAMYSGCVLDQITWQMQRSGLLTATARLVAQGETVGTTTSAGTPAALELKRFGHFNGAITRNGTALGNVVSAEITYANNLDRIETIRNDGRIDGADPSIAALTGRIEVRFADQTLVTQAINGEACEMEFAYVLPSGESFTFTVHAVYLPRPRIEISGPQGVQATFDWQAARDSVVGRMCTATLVNDVETY
- a CDS encoding MerR family transcriptional regulator, with the translated sequence MTDHESESGLTRGDLARTTGCNIETIRYYEKTGLLPDPPRTGAGYRIYSSVHARRLRFILRARELGFSMEDIRGFMGLEDGAAPTCAEVKERTERHLADVRARIADLRRIEIVLTETASKCSGAEVPDCPVLDAISRSANP
- a CDS encoding acyl-CoA transferase, translating into MTSRETILAALHARLSALPATALRGEVLPERVPAEGLLILRDGEPGEPEVTLSPLAYHYQHRAEIEAVVQGTDRDADFDTLIASIGAALSIDRTLGGLCDWVEAEAPRPVDLPVEGAASLKAAVIPVVLHYSTADQLA